A genomic region of Caenorhabditis elegans chromosome V contains the following coding sequences:
- the F45D3.4 gene encoding uncharacterized protein (Confirmed by transcript evidence), with protein MNFSLFFATVLLTAFAASKPTTTTTEKPDDSFDLDLFLGAMGDGHFADGNGNVDGVVPMTPKKSEKLPGQKKVKDEFEQPDGVVPEFTGSFVTENPETASASTQTSDEDTDEDYFGESTGGAAVAGPITNPAATYLEGSDFEKVTQPSCQMLGCTGPIPNDGSYSALSATLDNKACNQIFVAMNGCTDNKGYPMGMLCSVCCDCANSFVQEMKKTFGYKSNIPTSTFN; from the exons ATGAACTTCTCTCTATTCTTCGCTACTGTTCTCTTGACAGCTTTCGCTGCATCAAAACCAACTACAACAACTACTGAAAAACCAGATG ACTCCTTCGATCTTGACCTGTTCCTCGGTGCCATGGGAGATGGGCATTTTGCCGATGGAAATGGAAATGTCGACGGAGTTGTTCCAATGACTCCAAAGAAATCCGAGAAACTTCCAGGACAAAAGAAAGTAAAGGATGAATTTGAGCAACCAGATGGAGTTGTACCCGAATTCACTGGATCTTTTGTTACTGAAAATCCAGAAACAGCATCTGCCTCGACTCAAACTTCCGATGAGGATACCGATGAGGATTACTTCGGAGAATCTACCGGTGGAGCTGCCGTTGCTGGACCAATCACCAATCCAGCTGCCACTTATCTCGAGGGTTCTGATTTCGAGAAAGTTACTCAACCATCCTGCCAAATGCTCGGATGCACTGGACCAATTCCAAACGACGGCTCTTACTCTGCTTTGTCTGCTACTTTGGATAACAAAGCCTGCAATCAAATCTTTGTGGCAATGAATGGATGTACTGATAATAAGGGATATCCAATGGGAATGCTCTGCTCCGTTTGCTGTGATTGTGCCAACTCTTTTGTACAGGAGATGAAGAAGACATTCGGTTACAAATCAAACATTCCAACCTCTACATTCAACTAA
- the F45D3.2 gene encoding Homeobox domain-containing protein (Confirmed by transcript evidence), with protein MDQLTSQLGSAELQALIAALPHDLTLNPVTSKPSSASSSDLSASTSTSSCIFPPINDMTALSMLSLGAYPGLFTGFPLLSTLPYLNLPPHSTIESLGLINSALYQQQKDVQAAMNSPVNQFTAGLAADGRPRAFSSAATLQHGKDQEKRRKRTRKMEPSLPITTSTITCSSNSSPSSSSITTSVLRTLVEDDDADVHPNKVRPIQVTKEEEDLVRRKTQELLKSMPLQKLEPEVSASGPLRRLIRDEDLPDEVGPDSPFRHYPKYQQKPRSQLVMLQGIQAAVACMCIEAFQLDDKTDEEKKAFCQKQQGLSLDDLVKETVRQELVAAE; from the exons ATGGACCAACTGACTTCCCAGCTTGGAAGCGCTGAGCTTCAGGCTCTTATTGCTGCCTTGCCACATGATTTGACTCTTAACCCAGTAACT AGCAAACCATCATCTGCATCAAGCAGTGATTTATCGGCATCTACTTCTACATCTTCATGTATTTTTCCTCCAATCAACGATATGACAGCACTTTCAATGCTTTCCCTAGGTGCCTATCCTGGCCTGTTCACTGGATTCCCACTTTTGTCTACTTTGCCATACTTGAATCTTCCACCACACTCAACAATCGAATCATTGGGACTTATCAACTCAGCCCTTTATCAACAACAAAAAGATGTTCAAGCTGCAATGAACTCACCAGTTAACCAATTTACTGCTGGATTAGCAGCTGATGGACGCCCAAGAGCATTTTCAAGCGCTGCCACTTTGCAACACGGAAAAGATCAAGAGAAACGACGAAAGAGAACAAGAAAGATGGAACCATCACTTCCAATTACAACAAGTACCATTACATGTTCCTCGAATTCGTCTCCCTCATCAAGCTCTATAACTACATCTGTGCTCCGAACATTAGTAGAAGATGATGATGCAGATGTGCATCCAAATAAAGTTCGACCAATTCAAGTAACAAAAGAGGAAGAGGATCTTGTTAGAAGAAAAACTCAAGAAT tgCTCAAATCCATGCCCCTTCAAAAATTAGAGCCAGAAGTCAGCGCAAGTGGCCCACTTCGCCGTCTTATTCGAGACGAAGACCTTCCAGACGAGGTCGGACCAGATTCGCCATTCCGCCACTACCCAAAGTATCAG cagaaGCCCCGTTCACAACTAGTCATGCTTCAAGGAATCCAAGCGGCAGTCGCATGTATGTGCATTGAAGCTTTTCAACTCGACGATAAAACCGATGAGGAGAAAAAAgctttttgtcaaaaacaaCAAGGCCTTTCACTTGATGATTTGGTCAAGGAAACTGTGCGTCAGGAACTTGTAGCTGCAGAGTAG
- the mrps-5 gene encoding Small ribosomal subunit protein uS5m (Confirmed by transcript evidence): protein MASLLPFVQTRSNTVNFFMRRSGPELWKTLTSVSKSGQKKGRRNTRQPVRPLNRFYRIGSSPMKIEFAGLNAPIRMRETENQNLMSIAEQTEDEIRDSMGGTKKILEERDTGKKKRNREKLHPMERGFSGTQLVGQKLGAPPPLDGVNFDDFETYCLEVKRTSNMTNVFGRVHTMSALVVTGNGRGLAGYAVGKAPIHRTTTAIINGMGMASRKLFHVELHEGRTIYQDFYAECRNTRVFAQRRPRGFGLTCHPRLIKICEAIGIKDIYVKVEGSTKNYLALTHAFVTGLLNQETHQQLAERKGLHVVEMSPSRHFLPQIVASPISTELKTEETLEALDRLNLDDFYGEGRYPLRKPKSLPFFSNLEGHLDARWRKHPFRNQESTMIRLIADNMVPRWTRDARAAWADQRNERMTTGVEPMPLGIGLSHVVPKKDD, encoded by the exons ATGGCATCACTTTTGCCATTTGTCCAGACCCGTAGCAATACGGTGAACTTCTTTATGAGAAGATCTGGTCCAGAACTGTGGAAAACATTAACCTCCGTTTCAAAATCTGGTCAGAAGAAAGGACGTCGTAACACAAGACAACCAGTTAGACCTCTCAATCGATTTTATCGAATTGGATCCA gtccaatgaaaatcgaatttgctGGCCTGAATGCTCCAATCAGAATGAGAGAgacagaaaatcaaaatttgatgtcAATTGCTGAACAGACGGAAGATGAAATTCGAGATTCAATGGGTGGAACCAAGAAAATTCTCGAAGAACGAGATAC tggaaaaaagaaGCGCAACCGTGAAAAACTGCATCCGATGGAGCGTGGATTCTCTGGAACACAACTTGTCGGACAGAAACTTGGTGCACCACCACCACTCGATGGTGtgaatttcgatgattttgaAACTTATTGTTTAGAGGTTAAGCGTACTTCTAACATGACAAATGTATTTGGAAGAGTTCACACAATGTCAGCACTAGTTGTTACTGGAAATGGACGAGGACTTGCTGGATATGCTGTTGGAAAAGCACCAATTCATCGTACCACTACAGCTATCATTAATGGAATGGGAATGGCATCCAGAAAGCTATTCCACGTTGAACTTCATGAAGGACGTACGATTTATCAGGACTTTTATGCTGAATGCCGTAACACTCGAGTATTTGCACAACGTCGCCCACGTGGATTCGGTCTTACATGCCATCCCAGACTGATCAAAATTTGTGAGGCTATCGGTATCAAGGATATTTACGTGAAAGTTGAAGGATCCACGAAAAACTATTTGGCATTGACTCATGCATTTGTCACTGGACTCCTCAACCAAGAGACTCATCAACAACTGGCCGAACGAAAAg GTCTTCATGTCGTTGAAATGTCCCCATCTCGTCATTTCTTACCCCAAATTGTGGCGTCACCGATTTCCACTGAACTCAAGACCGAGGAAACTTTAGAAGCACTTGAT cGCCTGAATCTTGATGACTTCTATGGTGAAGGACGGTATCCATTAAGAAAGCCGAAATCTCTTCCATTCTTTTCCAACCTCGAAGGTCATTTGGATGCCAGATGGAGGAAACATCCTTTCAGAAATCAGGAATCG actatgaTTCGCCTGATTGCCGATAACATGGTTCCACGTTGGACTCGTGATGCTCGTGCTGCGTGGGCGGATCAAAGAAATGAACGAATGACAACGGGTGTCGAACCAATGCCACTCGGTATCGGACTCTCGCATGTGGTTCCCAAAAAGGATGACTAG
- the F45D3.4 gene encoding uncharacterized protein (Partially confirmed by transcript evidence), translating to MNFSLFFATVLLTAFAASKPTTTTTEKPDGQKKVKDEFEQPDGVVPEFTGSFVTENPETASASTQTSDEDTDEDYFGESTGGAAVAGPITNPAATYLEGSDFEKVTQPSCQMLGCTGPIPNDGSYSALSATLDNKACNQIFVAMNGCTDNKGYPMGMLCSVCCDCANSFVQEMKKTFGYKSNIPTSTFN from the exons ATGAACTTCTCTCTATTCTTCGCTACTGTTCTCTTGACAGCTTTCGCTGCATCAAAACCAACTACAACAACTACTGAAAAACCAGATG GACAAAAGAAAGTAAAGGATGAATTTGAGCAACCAGATGGAGTTGTACCCGAATTCACTGGATCTTTTGTTACTGAAAATCCAGAAACAGCATCTGCCTCGACTCAAACTTCCGATGAGGATACCGATGAGGATTACTTCGGAGAATCTACCGGTGGAGCTGCCGTTGCTGGACCAATCACCAATCCAGCTGCCACTTATCTCGAGGGTTCTGATTTCGAGAAAGTTACTCAACCATCCTGCCAAATGCTCGGATGCACTGGACCAATTCCAAACGACGGCTCTTACTCTGCTTTGTCTGCTACTTTGGATAACAAAGCCTGCAATCAAATCTTTGTGGCAATGAATGGATGTACTGATAATAAGGGATATCCAATGGGAATGCTCTGCTCCGTTTGCTGTGATTGTGCCAACTCTTTTGTACAGGAGATGAAGAAGACATTCGGTTACAAATCAAACATTCCAACCTCTACATTCAACTAA
- the nssp-66 gene encoding uncharacterized protein (Confirmed by transcript evidence): MLTKVIIAISIIVLHTALGAVIRESPEEFIAVDCSTLNECNGNWGCVEYLMSLYRLDCVTGPVSKKSPFVNGGGKRGGMKNLQKIFLGSYMTKLR, translated from the exons ATGCTTACAAAAGTGATCATTGCAATCAGCATTATCGTTTTACACACAGCTCTTGGAGCAGTGATTCGAGAATCACCAGAAG aattcatcGCTGTCGATTGTTCGACTCTAAACGAATGTAATGGAAACTGGGGATGTGTGGAATACTTGATGAGTCTCTATCGACTTGACTGTGTCACAGGACCGG tcTCCAAAAAGTCTCCTTTCGTCAATGGCGGTGGCAAACGCGGTGGaatgaaaaatcttcaaaaaatcttcttgGGAAGCTACATGACAAAACTTCGTTGA
- the sel-1 gene encoding S5 DRBM domain-containing protein (Confirmed by transcript evidence): MIKTYLTLLLLATSATCQKKSATLVSAEGEAPAIKVIKTTGSLLTAIDVSKADLDWEQVTSQQDENKSNREIPKVISEEYLAEKVEQPPSPEAEAEFQRGMAYIERGKGHGREGRVAAHRVFERAAAQGHQEARKAVAFSQMFGDYSRWSIQEAKTVFEDLEKNGSPDAQLALGFMHGAGIGVEKSNQAKALVYYMFSALGGNPLAQMAMGFRYSHGVGVPQNCETALSYYQKVAKTVVDNVKFTTGQTIQRLRLTDETDPTIHMQPGSAPLESNLLEYYKMLADKGDTSAQLGLGQIYLAGGRGLNQNFELAFRYLLAAAESGSADALTYLGKMYLDGTPFTPKDYQKSFEYLMKSADKSSPSAQAVLGAMYMKGKGVKKNYEKALKLLTLSADKKNADGQMYLAELHYKGVPTNKGVHRDFKKSVKLYQLASQNGHILAYYNLAQMHAAGTGVPRSCSHAVDLFKSVAERGKWGERLMEAHSAYKDNRVDEAAMKYLFMAELGYEVAQTNLAYILDRGEATSLFSGPKDNNMERAFLNWQRSANQEYAAARVKLGDYYYYGLGTEVDHSLAFSNYKMAVDRHGVAQAMFNLGYMHEVGEGITRDLYLAKRFYDQAIEHSQDAYMPSKLALAKLAFVFYLEELNKLPLISFMEKTVGPRWDAILMTVSALVPLFLFWRHRQNDN, from the exons ATGATTAAAACCTATCTGACACTGTTGCTACTAGCAACCTCGGCCACGTGTCAAAAAAAGTCAGCGACTCTGGTATCTGCGGAAGGAGAAGCGCCTGCAATAAAAGTGATAAAAACCACAG GCTCGTTACTCACTGCAATTGATGTGTCGAAAGCTGATTTGGACTGGGAACAGGTCACATCACAGCAAGATGAGAATAAGAGCAATcgagaaattccaaaagtaaTAAGCGAGGAGTACTTGGCTGAAAAAGTAGAACAACCACCAAG CCCTGAAGCTGAAGCTGAGTTTCAACGCGGAATGGCTTATATTGAAAGAGGAAAAGGTCATGGAAGAGAAGGAAGAGTTGCAGCTCATAGAGTATTTGAAAGAGCAGCCGCACAAGGTCATCAAGAAGCCAGAAAAGCTGTAGCGTTCTCACAGATGTTCGGAGATTATTCCCGTTGGTCCATTCAGGAAGCCAAGACAGTTTTCGAAGATCTCGAAAAAAACGGCTCACCAGATGCTCAACTTGCATTAGGATTCATGCATGGAGCCGGAATCGGAGTGGAAAAATCGAATCAAGCAAAAGCTCTTGTATATTATATGTTCTCCGCTCTCGGAGGAAATCCTCTTGCCCAAATGGCTATG GGCTTCCGGTATAGTCACGGAGTTGGAGTGCCACAAAACTGCGAAACTGCACTTTcatattatcaaaaagttgcaaaaactgTAGTGGATAATGTTAAATTCACAACTGGACAGACAATTCAACGATTGAGACTAACCGACGAAACAGATCCAACAATCCATATGCAACCAGGAAGTGCACCACTGGAGAGTAATCTTCTTGAGTATTACAAGATGCTTGCCGACAAAGGAGATACATCCGCTCAATTGGGACTCGGACAGATTTATTTAGCTGGTGGACGAGGGctcaatcaaaatttcgaactCGCCTTCCGCTACTTGTTAGCTGCTGCTGAGTCAGGAAGTGCCGATGCATTGACATATCTCGGAAAAATGTATTTGGATGGAACTCCGTTTACGCCAAAAGATTATCAAAAATCATTCGAATATTTGATGAAATCAGCTGATAAATCTAGTCCTAGTGCACAGGCTGTATTGGGAGCAATGTATATGAAAGGAAAAGGAGTCAAGAAGAATTACGAAAAGGCTTTGAAGTTGCTGACATTGTCGGCTGATAAGAAGAACGCCGATGGACAAATGTATTTAGCAGAATTACATTACA aaggtGTTCCAACCAACAAAGGAGTGCATCGagatttcaagaaatctgTGAAACTTTACCAGCTTGCTTCTCAAAATGGACATATTCTTGCCTACTATAATCTTGCTCAAATGCACGCTGCTGGAACGGGAGTTCCACGTTCATGTTCCCACGCGGTTGATCTTTTCAAATCTGTAGCCGAACGAGGAAAATGGGGAGAACGATTGATGGAAGCCCATAGCGCATATAAAGATAATCGAGTTGATGAGGCCgcaatgaaatatttattcatgGCTGAACTTGGCTATGAAGTTGCTCAAACTAATCTAGCCTATATTTTGGATCGTGGAGAAGCGACGTCATTGTTCTCGGGACCGAAAGATAACAATATGGAAAGAGCGTTCCTCAATTGGCAAAGATCTGCAAATCAAG AATATGCTGCTGCTCGCGTGAAACTTGGTGATTACTACTATTATGGTCTCGGTACAGAAGTTGACCACAGTTTGGCGTTCTCAAACTATAAAATGGCAGTCGATAGACACGGTGTTGCTCAAGCAATGTTCAATTTGGGATATATGCACGAAGTTGGCGAAGGAATCACTCGGGATCTTTACCTGGCTAAACGTTTCTACGATCAAGCAATTGAGCATAGTCAGGATGCATACATGCCGTCGAAATTAGCATTAGCAAAACTAGCTTTTGTCTTCTATTTGGAAGAGCTCAACAAGCTGCCATTAATCAGTTTTATGGAGAAAACCGTTGGACCACGATGGGATGCTATTTTGATGACCGTTTCTGCATTGGTTCCATTATTCTTGTTCTGGAGGCACCGACAAAATGATAATTGA
- the F45D3.3 gene encoding uncharacterized protein (Confirmed by transcript evidence), with amino-acid sequence MNFSLLIATAFLVSLVVAKSMDKPMEKSDATDDFDLDLFLGSMGDGHFANVDMDGVETMVPKKSEKLPGQKKMKPEFQQPEGVAPEFTGGFMGSDEAVLAAEPSTQKTDEIVESAESDSSSDTDYFGEASASAPVSNPALTYLSGANFDNVKQPSCQMLGCTGPIPNDGSYAAMSASLENKACSQIFVPMNGCTDNKGYPMGMLCSVCCDCANSFVQEMKKTFGYKANVDTAVFSS; translated from the exons atgaacttttctCTATTGATCGCAACGGCTTTCCTCGTCTCCCTCGTTGTCGCTAAATCAATGGACAAGCCAATGGAGAAGTCTGACGCTACAGATG acttCGATCTTGACCTGTTCTTGGGTTCAATGGGAGATGGACACTTTGCTAATGTCGATATGGATGGAGTAGAAACAATGGTTCCAAAGAAATCTGAAAAGCTTCCAGGacaaaagaaaatgaagcCGGAATTCCAACAACCAGAAGGTGTTGCCCCAGAATTCACTGGTGGATTTATGGGCTCGGATGAAGCAGTTTTAGCCGCTGAGCCATCGACACAAAAAACTGATGAAATTGTTGAATCTGCCGAGTCTGATTCCTCATCTGATACCGACTACTTCGGTGAAGCTTCTGCGTCTGCTCCAGTTTCCAACCCAGCTCTCACCTACCTTTCTGGAGCTAACTTTGACAATGTTAAACAACCATCCTGCCAAATGCTCGGATGCACTGGACCAATTCCAAACGACGGATCATATGCTGCCATGTCAGCTTCTCTTGAAAACAAGGCTTGCAGTCAAATATTTGTGCCAATGAATGGATGTACTGATAATAAGGGATATCCAATGGGAATGCTCTGCTCCGTTTGCTGTGATTGTGCCAACTCTTTTGTACAGGAGATGAAGAAGACATTTGGCTACAAGGCCAATGTCGACACTGCTGTTTTTTCTTCCTAG
- the F45D3.2 gene encoding Branchpoint-bridging protein (Confirmed by transcript evidence), translated as MDQLTSQLGSAELQALIAALPHDLTLNPVTSKPSSASSSDLSASTSTSSCIFPPINDMTALSMLSLGAYPGLFTGFPLLSTLPYLNLPPHSTIESLGLINSALYQQQKDVQAAMNSPVNQFTAGLAADGRPRAFSSAATLQHGKDQEKRRKRTRKMEPSLPITTSTITCSSNSSPSSSSITTSVLRTLVEDDDADVHPNKVRPIQVTKEEEDLVRRKTQELLKSMPLQKLEPEVSASGPLRRLIRDEDLPDEVGPDSPFRHYPKYQVHNRSPVHN; from the exons ATGGACCAACTGACTTCCCAGCTTGGAAGCGCTGAGCTTCAGGCTCTTATTGCTGCCTTGCCACATGATTTGACTCTTAACCCAGTAACT AGCAAACCATCATCTGCATCAAGCAGTGATTTATCGGCATCTACTTCTACATCTTCATGTATTTTTCCTCCAATCAACGATATGACAGCACTTTCAATGCTTTCCCTAGGTGCCTATCCTGGCCTGTTCACTGGATTCCCACTTTTGTCTACTTTGCCATACTTGAATCTTCCACCACACTCAACAATCGAATCATTGGGACTTATCAACTCAGCCCTTTATCAACAACAAAAAGATGTTCAAGCTGCAATGAACTCACCAGTTAACCAATTTACTGCTGGATTAGCAGCTGATGGACGCCCAAGAGCATTTTCAAGCGCTGCCACTTTGCAACACGGAAAAGATCAAGAGAAACGACGAAAGAGAACAAGAAAGATGGAACCATCACTTCCAATTACAACAAGTACCATTACATGTTCCTCGAATTCGTCTCCCTCATCAAGCTCTATAACTACATCTGTGCTCCGAACATTAGTAGAAGATGATGATGCAGATGTGCATCCAAATAAAGTTCGACCAATTCAAGTAACAAAAGAGGAAGAGGATCTTGTTAGAAGAAAAACTCAAGAAT tgCTCAAATCCATGCCCCTTCAAAAATTAGAGCCAGAAGTCAGCGCAAGTGGCCCACTTCGCCGTCTTATTCGAGACGAAGACCTTCCAGACGAGGTCGGACCAGATTCGCCATTCCGCCACTACCCAAAGTATCAGGTACACAA cagaaGCCCCGTTCACAACTAG